Part of the Antedon mediterranea chromosome 6, ecAntMedi1.1, whole genome shotgun sequence genome, actatagatcgataattattggaatgtatgataaatagaaatgttttgcccaCCTCTGGCCTTTAAACTTTGTTTATAGCATTGTTCTACTAACCAGCATGAAATCCCATCTCGGCACCTTTACGTCTAAGTGTCTCGTAGACTCCAGAGATCCTCTCTGTAGGCCTACCACCTGGTCTCTCCTCTTTAGGATAACCTAGAAGGTTGTTTAAACCGTACGATTCACGGGCCTTCTTGAATATAAATTCATTATTGCACCACTTGCCGTAGCGATTTGGATCGACCTCTATGAGGTCATACGGTGGTTCACCATTCATGATCCAATCAGTGATGTATTTACCAGCCCCACCTGATTGGATGACACCATATCTGCCATGAGAAAAagtaaaatttttaaatttagtaaCTTAGACACATTTTTAGTCATACTTGTTCTGAAGGGTTTTTGCTTTTTATCAAGGAGGTCAAATGGCAGTCAAACAAGACCATATGACCATAAAGGAAATATGCTATGACCAAGGGTTTGGGAGTGAGCATCGCTTTTCAAACAGTCGtcacaaaattaataatattatttgtccaGAAGGAAATTCATTTTGACATACAATTGCTCaatgagtggagttgtggcttggtggatATAATGCtgggctaccactccaagggtcctgggttcaagtaccgtcacatgtcaggattttttccaacgacaaaattacaactccaatCCCAatgacttgtaataagactttgtttatgtagcatcttgtgtatatgtttgtcgtGTGAACCtatgagggtccctaatgatcagcaagaCCAGAAAACGTTGTTGGCAACAATGGGGATATAAtgcaatatacagtaattacccAAAACCACACATGACCCAGTAGTTATGGACACCATAGCATGGCCCAAGCAGTGCTTGATTTTCAGGTGAGTAGGTAATTGGTCCAGCAACCACTGACTGGATGTCACCTTTGGCTAGCACAGGAACCAGCTCCATGGCACTTTCTAGATTGTCGCTAATTCTATCAAGATCACTTTCATACAATTCACGTCCAAAATctgcatttaaattaaaattattcaaataGTTAACAAGTTCAGGCAGgtattcaattaattaattgacTAGGAAAAATAACAAACTCCTTAGGCAACTCCCCAAAAACAGTTACTGTACCCTCGAACTCTCCTATTAGGACAACTTTGTTAATTTGCcctgaaggtacagtagttgttCTGAAGGTACTTCATCCAAAGTGGGGGAGGACGACGTATTTCCCGTGTTTTCTAGAGtgtaaaatcatatacagtTTTATTAGTTACGCACCCTTACGCGAAGACGATGACCGGCAGTAACTCTCTCCCTCCCCTGTCTCGTGGCATGTGGCCCTTCTGAATCGCTTGGCTCTGGTGATACACCATAGGCCTAGCCTTCCTAGCTAGGTGCCTCGCATTCAAACGCCACGCATAACGTATTTGCTTTCAACACAGCCATTTTaacccaataaaaatgttatttcgttaaacaattaaattagacgttcaaatattagtttttaaatttgCAAATTTAAGTGTAATTTGAATTGTATATTTAAGGTTATAATGTACATTATTTCTAGTCGTTCTTCGTAAACGAGAAAACGGCAACTTTATCGTCCTCAAAAAGAATTTCAGGCTAAGCTCCGCCCACTTTATTAAAGCTCATGCATAAAGTATTCATGAGCACCGTCTTATGGCTTCCCGTCATTTTTCGTAAAGTCCCTGAACCCTGGATTATATTACAAAATGTAATTCATACCCGGTGGAACACCTTCAGTGATCCAATCATCTTGTAACCTCATCTTATGTTCAGTTTCATAAGGACCAACAAGCAGACCAGTCCGCTCTTGTCTTAGGTAGTAGGAGCCATCCAGATCTCGGATTACTGGCAGCTCTTTCTTCAATGCTTTAACCTCTGGAATCGTAGAGGTTACTACGTATTGATGATGAATGGGAACTAGCGGAATATCTACACCAGCCATCTTTCCAATTTCAGTTCCCCAAAAACCTACAAAACATTTATACTCAATTAAAAATTCACagtattttacacattttttagaACTGGTTTTTACAACTTTTAAATTCATAACAGttcgttcattcattcatcagtggaaaattacttccatttattgtcatttgcatataaaatatacacaaaaaCAGGTAAATAAAAAACTAACAAAATCAATTACAAAGTGTTGTATCACTCTCTTACGGTATACTGAAAAGCATTCAGTGCCCGAACAGCAAGTGGGATAAAAGCTGTTATGAAACCTATTTGTACGAGAGAGTAAGTAAGAGGGTAAGTTTTAATAACCTGTAGCATTGATGACCCGCTTGGCGTTGATGGTACCATGTTCTGTCTCAACATCCCATCCTCCATCTGCCCGCTGAGTAGTAGCCGTCACTGGACAATGTTGATACAAGTCCGCTCCATACTTTCTAGCTCCAATTGCTAAAGCTTGTGTCAGTGAATAAGGATCAATATGACCATCATTGGGATTGAAAAGACCCAATAAAACCTAAAAAAAGACAAAGATATCCATTATTTGAGATCAATCAAAgaaatgatatattttttttaggaattaaaaaattcaaaaggggatatcaaatgttatattaCATCGATataaaggcaatatctgttagcTAAAATGATTCTGTAGTCCGTAGGCCCAGAGTTACTCTACTCCATCTTACCTTAGTGAAGTAATTAAAAATCTATGATtactttatataaaaatattcatcaaGTACTTAACAAATGAATTCGcagcacattttgtacaagagtCATTTCTATCAATTCTTCATCTGATAGATATAAACCTATTCGAAGTCACCATTTTAGAGCAAAGTGTACAATGGGCCAGATGGCATCCATTAAGACTCATGCAATTGTTGtctttgcatatttttaaacGAAAAAGTTTCCTCTCAGGGGGTTACAAATAATGTGCATGCCACCCACCACTCTTTACCTTTAGGTATTGCCATGACAACACACATTCATTGTACAAGGACAAATCTTCAAACATTTTCGAAAGATAACACAACATATGGCATGTCAAAAATCATATCTTTAAATCACAGTTGTTTTGTAAGAATACATTTTGATTTCTTAGACACACCATACATTTAACACCGGGcactacagtattatttattcaaaaaacTTACAGTTTACAGGTGGGTGTTAGACCTTACAATAATGGGTGGGAAACATTAGCTCACTTCCACCCAACACAATTACATCCATGAGTACCTTGTCCATATTTAGCAGTGGATGTATTTCTGGGATTTCCTCTGGTGTTAGGAGCCATTGCGGTGCCTTCTGCCAAGCCTGTCTTTGCATCTGGTAGTGAAACTCATCACAACGCTCTGGAGTGGAGGCTATCCTTAAACTTCCAGGTGTGTGGAACCCCACCTCCTGTCATCAAAATTAgaagaaataaaagttgttaaaatGTATAAGAATAGAAACCTTAATATAGTAGATTTGCATTGCAACATTTGTAGCTATTGTGAATTTAAAATGCATGCCCTTGGGTGAAAGTTCACCAATACAAAAATTCTTAGCAGGAGCAATGATGCATGGTGACATGACTGGTTGGCGAATGCATGGGGTATTAAATGCATGTTTAAACCTTCAACCACATTTGTATTGACAATGCTCGGTGACCTTTGCTGAAAAGCAATTTGGAATCACTTTAAATTGCACTAAGTTACATAGACCTGATTCTGCGCAATACATGATCTGTTGTTaaactgtaaagctctgtctacactatctaactagtttgacaaatatggtagttataagttttggtagtgatatgacatcatcatgtccaaatatgggcacatcacatttttttgtcacataaagtttgatagtgtagacagagcctaaacCATATAATCTGAATCCTTAAGAAATTAAATTAGGGATGAGAATACTATCTTATGTGCATTGATCTAATATTGGGTCATACTGGGTCATACTGTACAATGTCAGACCAATAAGAATAGCCCTCtttattcaaacaatttaaaagtGAAATTGTTCTGATTATGGGAGTAtctttccatacgtgtttgatgcaAAAATGACCGGTGTGGTAATGTTTAGTGCTTCACAACATTAGGctctatataaatccaggatattattattattattattactattgatAACTAAATCATACCTGTCCTGTCTCTTCTTGTAATTCTGAGAACAACCGTATACTGTAATGGtgaatatttttcaaattaataccTGGATGATAGTATGTTGCAAGACcagcctagaaaaaaaaaacatgctatCTGAAAggcatatacagtaattaaaataaactagATAATAAATTCAATGACATAAATCTCTTAACCACCATGAACAAGATTGGTAAAATTATGATGACAGTACATGTCTATATGTCTTGcatttttgtgagggtccctcATTTTCAGCTTCCTCTGGACTGACCACCCTCGTACAACattgttgaaaaaaataaaataaatacaaaactaGAACTTCTGGATTTTTAATAAACACTGTAGGTAGGCATTAAATAGAACAGACAATGTTCATTACATTGCAAGATTTGAAAGCATTTGCATTTTGTTATGGCTTATCATAGATCTTACAGCATGCCAGGTTGAACCTGCAGTGAGCTCAGTCTTCTCCAAGAGCACTACATCCTTCATGCCTGCTTTAGCCAGATGATATGCAGTGCTGACTCCAACACAACCTCCTCCTATCACAACAACCTCAGCTGTGTCTTTTAAGCGTTTGTTTAGAGGCTTTGTTGTTTTCTTATCACTACTGCAAAGATCAAGACATCATAGAAAAGGTAAGAAACTAACATTAGTCATTGTAAATCATAAaaagtattaatttattaattaatattagcTTATCATGGCCATGTTATGTCTATGGTATTTtagtcattttattttttatgtataacAACAAGTGTGAACAGAGTACTCTCAGGATTGTAGCTCTCCAACACTCTAAACCACAAACAAAAAGTAActgtacatataatatacaCATACAGTAACATATAACCACAAACGCACAGTGAGAATAGTATTTTTATGCTATCAAAAAGTACTTAatttaatgaaatgattttttcatttcatttcatttatttcgtctcacatacttataacaaaaaataacaaacaatagagagacaggattcccaaaAGCGAACTAAATCAAACTATCAAGTGGGTCTCCAAAGCAAAACATAATCATCcgacaataaaatacaaaattacaacattaaaaacaacGTGAAGATTAAAAAATGGGGTGTAATGGGGTGTAGGAAAACACTGCTGTTGTACCATATCTTACACAGGGGTGTCATATCCTAATTGAAAAGAAGGATATGTCTAATACAGTAAATAGGGAGGGACCGACCGGTGTTAGGATGGTCAATTCCTTAAACTACTACTTAAGATGACCTGATGTATGGGCTTTGGTTTACTCTCAATTACCTTTGTGTTGTGTACTTGACTGATTGAGTAGAAGACGTTAAAGGCCAAATGCGATGACTTTGACCTAATCTTGAAAGACTTCTTACTCGTGACATAGTCCCTGCCATATTGAAGCTTCaattctataaaaaaacatattggTATGTGTTCATTGTATAAGTGTAAAATAACATCATGTAAGTACTGTATTATCATTTGCTTCTGTACCTTGAATTTAAGGTTGATTTTGTAGCAATACTCCGGTCACTCCGGGTATAAATTGTCTTATGTTTATTGACAATAACCCCACTTAAAAGCATTAAACAAGTGGTGCtacatgttatgttatgtttcaTGTTTTAAGATAGGAatattttaccaattttcaatgaCTTACAAATGCATTGCTAGCATGTAACTATTCTTATAAAAAAGTATTTTCCTGtgtaaaatattcatttataaattatatacttttgtaaaaaatgcctaaaaatatgttattttatgttattataatgtgtaggtaatgtatttaatacaaAATCTGGGGCTACCCTTTAAAAGTGTGACTCTTGCAATAAAGGATGACCAACTTATAAAGTAGATGTGCAACAATACAAACTAAACCAGTTGTGATAACTCTGGTGATTACAACAAATTATAAGTGTTTTTTAAACAACTATACTagcctagtattagtaatacagtaataatttaataatagttaCATCAGtgtatatgttatgcgcgatttgcccaatttaaaattgcgcgaAGAATTTATGTTGtgtattatacacatgttatcttcgcatttattatgtttcattttgagtTATTAGTttcgaataaattattattgttaaccgATCGTCGACGTTTAGCACGCATTCTGGTAGAATTCTGCTGcgcaatttgacaattttacaaattgtgcagcgaaatttgaaattgcgcaaggattttcttgcgcaatttgaaattgcgcaagaattctttgcgcaatttcaaattgcgcaaggaattTTTTGCGCAACCTCAAATtacgcaaatcgttcaaatcgcgcataacatatacaATAGTAGACAAGTTAATTAAAGGTATACAATATAGATCATTTCGAGTTTGCAAGGCCAATgacatatttattaataataattatattggcaGAAGCAATAATCTCCACCCACCAGACCACCACCATCAATCATTCCACGCGTGCGCCCAGCCACCCATCTTCCACTTCCATCTATATATATTCTATATCTTGGTTTAGCCATACTCCATGGTTTAGCATAATGACTGCAGGTCAGTCAAGccaatactgtattttactctaattagtattaaaatatgtctacacgtaggcctactactaggctctacataacattttgaaatagCTAGGCTAAGCTTATAGTTTTACCTCTACCTAATCCAGGGACGTAAATCTCTGCTCTGCATACAGATGCTATATTTTTGATCAATGGTTTACTACTGGTTCATTCCAGTTCTTTTTCACTTCGTGGTtgtgttgttgttttgtttttctttcgaCCTCGAAACTGAGGTCATATTGCATGGTTCAGTGATCatgaaataaaaagtaaaccCTAAAATGTtgaaagattttaaaaatttataatttaaaccGTTTAGTAGTGGGTCGACTCCAGCagtttatatttgttatgtaaACAGGCCTATAAGCATACATTATTTTTGAGTGGTTTCAGTTGCTGACAAGAAGAAGAACAGCCCCGCCCATGTCGCGCCTTTCTTTTTGTTTACTTGTACCACACTACGCACATGTCTCACACTGATATACTGCCCCCTATAATACTAATCACACGGCAAAAAGATCGGACTCATGGGGAATACGCGTTGTTCGGAGTAGTGGTTGTTCGGACTACCCAGTAATTTTTCTAGGCTGCTCTTTTGGCCACACTACTCGACGACATCGACAATCAACCCAGCGGATAGATAGGCTCGCGCGCGGCGACATACGATCTGAAACACAGTTCAGATCGGGTAGTAGAGGAGCCATTTGGACAAAGATGGCACCGTCAATGAGTAAACTTTTGTATAGCCCAACGTCGGCTGTAGCAATATCAAGTGCTTTTAGCATATATTACTTAGCGAAAAGATTGGATAATTCGAAGGACAACAAAGGGAGGCGGAAACGAACTGAAAGGTAACACTtttatttaggctaggcctaggcctagctaggctagccctTAAGTAGGCtagatagcctaggcctagatgccTATCTTGCACGCCGCCAGGTAGACAGGTTGTTACCTGGCGTGACCAACTTAACTGTCATGCCGGCGGCGGCTGGGGATTCCCTGGCATTAACCGACGTGATTCTAGACTGtgcagtaggcctagctaggcttatgCGGCTGCCTACAATATAAATTTTTCTTTcgatttaaaaattgattattttttagtaCTTAACATTAAAAGAATTTGTTTTGTTAACCTATTCTGTTTTGTTGATTGATGCCGTgccttgtttatgattttttaatgttacctggaaattgaataaaataaaataaaataaaaaaaattatttgcaaTGTCATTGGCAATTGCTTGTTGTGTTGTAGGCCTATGGTGCCTAGtctaaaatagtaaaattaggcctagctaggcctatagctttaCCTAttgttgatattattatttaattttatgattgtgttaaaaaatttaacaaaataatatggATATTTTTTACAGGCTCTTTAATCTGCAGGTACATTGattcataatataaataattacgTTTAAATATGCATGcatatctatttttaataaataagtaTTTAATTAAGTACCAGCAACATGGAGTGGTATTATTGGTAATACTATTGTATAAGCAAGTAACTGCACCTCACACAATTTTACTAAAtgaaactctttttttttttatttcagtatatcaGAAATCCCTGTGGTGCTTCAGGTATAAATCATTACTGTTTTTTGggtaacaataacattttaacaaataatatgACATAATATAGTAAATCAGACCTGCCAACCCATGGGTCATAAATGAAATTGCTAAAAAAAGTTCCCAGATTGAATATTACCAatgacgaaaaaaaaaacaactataaCTCTAACTATTTGCTATCTTAAATCTGCCCGGCCGTTAGTGGCaacattcaattaaaaaatatgttaaattttttttgtgaCGGAAGGGACATAAATATACCTGACATTCTTTTGACCCATTTTCCATTTAgaaaatttgtttgttttttttagggaGGAAAATCAAAAGCACAATCAAAAGAAAAGGCTGCTGTAGATTCTGTATTTTTCAGGTAAGACTTTTAGCAAAAAGTATTATCCAAAATCTACACAAATTGTTGTTTTCTGTATAATTGACAGTGAATAACATATTCATAAAATAGAATAAACACTGTAAGCATTCTATTGTATGCCTGCAAAAACTTACAATGTTAAGAATCAATTAACACATTAGTATTAAGTACCTGTTCCGTTctattcaagattcaagaaattttatttgtccataaaaatggaaattcactttgcttggtagattaaaacaacaatattgcaacaatttaaaaacgtgcagtattataacagattaaaaatacaagataaaaagttaaaaatactgttaaaaatgtaaaactattaaaaattgcattaacgtcttacattagaattaaaaattgcattaacgtcttacattagaattaaaaatatgaatgctatttacaacgaaggattttctagttctacaaagatttgctcttggaggtcgtagcctaatgcctgatctatttaagttataacaatgtaacggatgagtggggtctttcataatattgtttactttttttttagaatactcttttcatatataaatgaacaaggcgtaagatcagctttaataatacgttgtgcaattttacgtggtctctcaatatttttcttatcattatCTTTCTATGCTATTATCTGAAGTAATACTAGTTCCTATGTattgatttcaattttttttttacatttttttttaaccatattttaaTGAGGGTAATCCATCCATccattgctgatcattagggaccctcagaggttcacaagacaaacatatacaagatgctctacataaacaaagtcttagggagtggagttgtaattttttccttagaaaaaaatcctgacatgtgacaggacttgaacccaggacccataaatttgaatttcatttcaaataaacatttattttcttttacatcatataaaatagaaaacaagATATACTGGTATAATATGTAACAGCAGCTCTcttttataaatatgttttttttcattttgtagacgattattttcaattattaagaTATTAGTACCAAGGTTAAAATGCAAAGAAGTAAGTATTTTCCAAGTTTGTTTATTTggtaatacatactgtatatatatacagCTTATTTTGATATGACGTATATAACATCACATGGGTATTGTTTTACTTTCATATGCATATGAAAGTCTGTTCCAACGTAACATTGAGGTGCCGTGCAAACATTTGAACTAACTGCGGGCTGGTAGCATGAAATCCGAAAATAAccttaaaacattaatatttaatatccaAATGTTGAATTAACCACATGTCACTTTTAAGTtgctttaactttttaaaactaatttatgttcatattat contains:
- the LOC140051653 gene encoding dimethylglycine dehydrogenase, mitochondrial-like, with the translated sequence MAGTMSRVRSLSRLGQSHRIWPLTSSTQSVKYTTQSSDKKTTKPLNKRLKDTAEVVVIGGGCVGVSTAYHLAKAGMKDVVLLEKTELTAGSTWHAAGLATYYHPGINLKNIHHYSIRLFSELQEETGQEVGFHTPGSLRIASTPERCDEFHYQMQRQAWQKAPQWLLTPEEIPEIHPLLNMDKVLLGLFNPNDGHIDPYSLTQALAIGARKYGADLYQHCPVTATTQRADGGWDVETEHGTINAKRVINATGFWGTEIGKMAGVDIPLVPIHHQYVVTSTIPEVKALKKELPVIRDLDGSYYLRQERTGLLVGPYETEHKMRLQDDWITEGVPPDFGRELYESDLDRISDNLESAMELVPVLAKGDIQSVVAGPITYSPENQALLGPCYGVHNYWVMCGFGYGVIQSGGAGKYITDWIMNGEPPYDLIEVDPNRYGKWCNNEFIFKKARESYGLNNLLGYPKEERPGGRPTERISGVYETLRRKGAEMGFHAGWEQPNWFALEGDEAGYKPSFRRTNWHKPVLRECQLVKEKAGVIDLTPFAKIEISGNDASKFLDRLVANSLPKVGSVNVAHMLTPRGRVYAELTITRGEENKYFVITGSGSELHDLRWMEEKAYAGKYDVQFKNVTDDVACLSIAGPLSRDILAKVTESDVSHAAFKFMTCQSIKIGDVTVKALRISYTGELGWEFYHDKGDTAKLYDTLMKAGEPFGIGDFGTYAINVMRLEKGFRMWGAEMLTDNNPLEAGLQPFIKLKKEADFIGKDALIALKEEGLKRKLVLLTVDTDNVDPEGNETIRINGEVVGNTTSGCFSHYLNKSICYAYLPSTMTEIGTQVQVELLGNQYTGIITKEPLQDTEPTKTRKAMKAAKLK